The DNA region TTAAGGTACTTCTCAGCAGCCTGCTGGGCAAGAACAGCAATCGTATCACCATGTCCACCTTGTTGGAAGAGAAGCCTGGCGCTTTGCAGATCATGATCCCCTCACGTAAACCACTCCAATCTGATCTTTCTCTTATCCTGTTTGTCTGGCATAGAGCACTTCCCCCTTGGTCAGAACATCTTCTACAAAATCGTCGCCCAGGGCAAGGCGTTCCTCCAGCTCTATGGGAGTATAGATCAGGGCGAAATTGGGATACGGCGTTTGGGGTCATAAATGAGCCTTTTGACTTCCACAAAGCGGTCAACCCGCCTGCTATCTGTCTCTTTTACTATCAGCAGGTCTATATCGCTATCCTCAGTGGGCTTGCCATAAGCATATGACCCATAGAGGATGATCTTCTCTGGCTCATACCTCTCCTTGATCTGGTCAACAATGTCCAGAATGAGCTTCCTAGTCTTTCTATCCTTGACCATCGATACACTCTCTATTCTCGCCTTCCAGATGAAGAGCTACGGCCTCCCGGAGGTTCTTGAGGGTCTGGTCTAAGGGTTTTGCCCCGGGTTATCACAGCGATATCGACACACTCGGCGACGTAGTGGGTATCCCCCTGCCAGACAAAGGCCTTTACAGTACTTTGTTGGGTCATAACAACTGCGCCTTTCCCAGTTTTAGCAGGTATTTGATACTCAGGTCAATCCCCTGCTTTGATTCCCCGAAATGCCTCCTATTAGTGAAACTACAGCGGCCTGCGCCCCGTGGCTTTCTCGTAGACCCCGACGATGAAGCCCTTCTCAGAAGGGGCAGGGGGAAGTTCCTCCCCCGCAGGCGGTTGCCGAAGCGGTACTCCGGGTCGGTGAGCACGCACTCGCTCCCCATTCTACGGATTCTTTTCAGGTGGAATGGTCTTCTCTAACTCTGCAATGAGAGATGGCAGGTCCTGAGTGATGATCTCCCAGAGGATATCGAAGTCCACTGCATCATAGCCGTGGATCAGCCGGTTGCGCAAACTGACAATCTCTGGCCACGGTATAGTGGGATAGTGAGTCCGTTCATCCGAAGTCATACGGCTCGCCGCCTCGCCAACGATCTCCAGAAGACGAACCAGCGACAGGTTAAGCTTGCGGTCCCTATCAAGGTCACTCCGCGTCTTGCCCTGTGCCATATCGGCTGCCTCTCTGGCATGATCCAGCATGTGATGCAGGAGGACGATGTCTTCATGGCGCGACATATAGAGCCTCCGCATCGGCTATGACCTGCTCTCGGAAATAGCGGCTGAGGAATTCCAGCGTATTCAGATCCACCTTCTGCCCCAGCAGTTCGGAAAGTTCCCTCTCCATTGTAAAGAAGGCAAGACCCGGCATATGTCCCGTCTCAAACTCCACCAGCACATCAACATCGCTGCCGGGGCCGAAATCCTCCCGCAGGACCGAGCCGAAGATGGCCAGTTTACGAATATGATGCTTGCGACAGAATTCAGCAATCTTATTCTTGGGGAACTTGACACCTGCCTTACTCATCACTGTACCTCAATTCTCTCTTGTTTTGAATTCAGCTAGAGATCAGTCTCACAACAGCCTTCCCCAGTTTTAG from Chloroflexota bacterium includes:
- a CDS encoding nucleotidyltransferase family protein, whose amino-acid sequence is MSKAGVKFPKNKIAEFCRKHHIRKLAIFGSVLREDFGPGSDVDVLVEFETGHMPGLAFFTMERELSELLGQKVDLNTLEFLSRYFREQVIADAEALYVAP
- a CDS encoding nucleotidyltransferase domain-containing protein, with the translated sequence MVKDRKTRKLILDIVDQIKERYEPEKIILYGSYAYGKPTEDSDIDLLIVKETDSRRVDRFVEVKRLIYDPKRRIPISP
- a CDS encoding DUF86 domain-containing protein; the protein is MSRHEDIVLLHHMLDHAREAADMAQGKTRSDLDRDRKLNLSLVRLLEIVGEAASRMTSDERTHYPTIPWPEIVSLRNRLIHGYDAVDFDILWEIITQDLPSLIAELEKTIPPEKNP